Genomic segment of Nitrospinaceae bacterium:
GCATAATCGAGCGGAGTATGGTGAATCAAAATGTCTCTAGGTTCTCCCGTTACCGGCATTGAATGGCCCGTTGTTCCAAACTACCGGCAGGCTTGCCTCATGGCCTTGCGGCGGTTCTTTGACGAAATCCAGGCATGGCCTAATGATCGCCTGACCGCGCACCAGTTGTCACAAGCAGGGCTTCTCCTTCTACACCACACTCAGGCATCTCCCTTCACGCGAAAGCGGCTCAAGCGCTACAAGCTTTCCCGGGACGGACAGATCACACTCAAGGAATTTCGCAACCTTCCCCTAATATCCATTGCCGACATCGAACTGGCGGGCGATGCCTTATTCAGTACGGAAATTCCCAACGAACACGGAAATCGGATCGGCTGGCCTTTTCCCGATCGATCGGGCGGGGAACATTCGATCCGCTATACGGAAGTCGGGCCGCTCATTCGGCGCGCTCTCTGGCAACGGAACTGTAGCCGTTACGGCCTGGATCCGAATCTCAGGTTCGTTGTCGCCATGCCTGCGGGAAAAGATGGTCTCAACCTTTCACTCGACGTAGGAATCGAGACGGAAGAAAAATTTTTCATGGGCGGCATCTTCCCTCGGCCCGGATCACGGAAGGATCTCTCTAATCCTAGAATAGACACCGCCCATACCCTTAAAGGCGCACCCGCTCTTGTGGTCGGACATACCTCGGATTTAATTAATCTGGCCGAGGCAACCGATGGTGCCGGCATTCAACGTGAAAATGTAAGAAGCATCTTCGTTCTTGATGGCGCACTTGATCCAACCAGACGTTCGATTATAGAAAAGTATTGGGGCGCACCGGTTTACCTTGTCCCTTACATACCTTTTTTTGGCTGCATCGCAATGGCGTGCGCCAAATACGGGCGTCACCATATCCATGCCGAAAATTTTCTTTTAGAAATACTCGACGAAGAAGGCCAACCCGCGCCGCTCGGAAATTTCGGACGTTTGGTTATCACCGATCTGCAAAACTTTGCCATGCCCTTGATCCGATACGACACCGGGGAAAAGGCGGCGCTTGACGTTGGGTGTGAATGCGGCCTCGGATTGCCCGTAATTCGCCTAGCGGACAAGAACCTACAATGCTGAATTCCGGCATTCCGGGACTCACTTGGCCTCCTATACCCGGACGTATGGATGCCTGGATACTCGCTCTGCTGGATCAATTCCACGAAGCCCGAAACTGGCCTCTTGACCGCCTTCGGGACCATCAGTTCAAACAACTTGCACCACTCCTCCGGCATCACGCCCGGACGTCTCCGTTCTTTACAGAACGCTATGGCGCTTGGGTTCGTGAGACGGGGGGCAAGCTAACACCGGAGAGTTTTAAAAAATTGCCGCTGCTGACCCGCGCGGATATTCAGAATGCCGGTGAATCTCTCTTCAGCACCGAGGTCCCCACTGATCATGGACTTATTTGGGGCAGGGGAACATCGGGCTCAACAGGTGAGCCGGTAACAATCCGAGTTACCAACCTGAGCGAGGCCTTCCGCTTTGCCCTGAGCCTCCGGTTCGAAGCATGGAACAACCGAGACAGAGACGGAATTTATGCACTCATCAGGGCGATCGAGGACTCCGAACAGGGCCTCCCTCCCGAGGGTGACAGCGAGCCAAATTGGCGCCCCTTTCCAGGAAATAGAACGCGGCTGCTAAACTGCGGGTCCTGCTCGCTCGACCAACAGCTCGACTGGCTGGCCGAAATGAAAGTGAATTACCTCACCACCTATCCTTCCAACCTGGAGTATCTCGCACGCAGGAGCGAGGAGCGAAATTTTGAACTGCCTTGCCTCCGCGACATGTCAACCATGAGCGAAGGATTGTCATTGG
This window contains:
- a CDS encoding phenylacetate--CoA ligase family protein → MLNSGIPGLTWPPIPGRMDAWILALLDQFHEARNWPLDRLRDHQFKQLAPLLRHHARTSPFFTERYGAWVRETGGKLTPESFKKLPLLTRADIQNAGESLFSTEVPTDHGLIWGRGTSGSTGEPVTIRVTNLSEAFRFALSLRFEAWNNRDRDGIYALIRAIEDSEQGLPPEGDSEPNWRPFPGNRTRLLNCGSCSLDQQLDWLAEMKVNYLTTYPSNLEYLARRSEERNFELPCLRDMSTMSEGLSLGQRTLIERAFGAPVIETYGSEEVGFTAFQCPQPGHHHLLVQMESVIWEILNENGEECAPGEVGRVVVTDLHNFASPLIRYEQGDLAEWDAPCAGEFTRPAIRRVMGRVRHMMQLPGGAMTFPFRWEEETGKIAPSVRQLQIIQRSLSEMDVVLAVQEPLVEEEEKAILGTIAKRLDHKFQLTPVYVDKIPRAKSGKFEEFVCAVEG